Within Streptomyces antibioticus, the genomic segment CGCACATCCGGCCCTGGCACCAGCCCATCCCGGCCCGGGTCAGCAGCTTCACGGTGCGCAGATCACCGGCGCCGAGCGAGCCCACGGCCTCCCGGACCGCGCCCGCGGTGACCTCCTCGCAGCGGCACACCACCGTCTCGTCGGTGACCAGCTCCGCCCAGCGGGCCGGGGGCGCGTACACCCCGTCGAGTCCGTCGAAGAACGCCCGTGACCTGGTCCGGGCCCGGTCCGCCGGGGCCCACTCCGCCGGGTCCGGCACCGCACCGCGCAGCCGGGCCGCCGCCGACCGTCCCGCGATGTGCCCCTCGGCCAGCGACAGGACCGCGCCGCCTACGCCCGTGGCCTCCCCGGCCGCCCACACGCCGGGGACGTCGGTGCGCTGTTCGTCGTCCACGTGCACGGCGGGTCCGTCGAGCCGGCAGCCGAGCCCGTCCGCGAGATCGGTGTGCGGCAGCAGCCCGTGTCCGACGGCGAGGGTGTCGCAGGGCAGACGGCGCGCGGTGCCCGGTACCGGGCGGCCGTCGGGGCCGAGGGCTGCGACCGTCACGGACTCCAGCCGTTCGCCGCCGTGTGCCTCCAGCACCGTATGCCCCAGCTTCAAGGGGACTCCGTGGCGCACGAGTTGGGCCGCGTACCCGGCGCCTTCGGCGAGCTTGTCCGGTGCCGCCGCGAGGACGCGGGCCCGCTGGGCGAAGTCCTTCGGGGCGGCCGACTCGACCAGCGCGACGACGGTGGCGCCCGCCGCGGCGAGGCCGGTGGCGACCGGCAGCAGCAGGGGGCCCGTGCCGGCCACCACCGCCGTACGGCCCGGCAGTACGAGTCCGCCCTTGAGCAGGGCCTGGGCGCCGCCCGCCGTGACCACACCCGGCAGGGTCCAGCCGGGAAAGGGGAGCACCTTCTCGTAGGCACCGGTCGCCAGCAGCACGCCATCGGCGCGGATCGCCACGGACTCGTCCTGCGCGGGGCCGAGCAGCGCG encodes:
- a CDS encoding NAD(P)/FAD-dependent oxidoreductase produces the protein MTERATLPPPTRPDLAVIGAGPAGLAATLAGAARGVHVTLIDSAPQPGGQFYRQPAPGLGARRPRALHHRWRTWERLRTGLDAHLAAGRVTLLSDRHVWCVERNTDPSPAPFTVHALLGPAQDESVAIRADGVLLATGAYEKVLPFPGWTLPGVVTAGGAQALLKGGLVLPGRTAVVAGTGPLLLPVATGLAAAGATVVALVESAAPKDFAQRARVLAAAPDKLAEGAGYAAQLVRHGVPLKLGHTVLEAHGGERLESVTVAALGPDGRPVPGTARRLPCDTLAVGHGLLPHTDLADGLGCRLDGPAVHVDDEQRTDVPGVWAAGEATGVGGAVLSLAEGHIAGRSAAARLRGAVPDPAEWAPADRARTRSRAFFDGLDGVYAPPARWAELVTDETVVCRCEEVTAGAVREAVGSLGAGDLRTVKLLTRAGMGWCQGRMCEAGVAGVAGCAPVPARRLPARPVPLGVLAAQPDRPPPPPPDR